CAATTAAACTGATCTACAACGCAGGTAACACCCAGCGTGAGAAGATAATGACACTTATTCAGAACATCTGGAGCCAGCTAGGATTCCAAGTTACCGTTGAGAGTTATGAATGGCCAGTATACCTATCGAAGACCGAGCATGGAGACTTCGATGTATATGTTGTAGGATGGGTACCAGACTACCTAGATTCAGATAACTGGGTCGGACCATTCCTCTACGGTGCCACAGAATTCAAGGAGATAAACATTGAGGTATCTGGCTGATTTCTCCACTTTTCTTTTTGATTTATTCTTGACCAAAATTTTTATTTAGATCCTACTCTAACATTCAGACGATATTATGGCACAACAATGTACATGGAGGGACAGAAATGGCTAATTTAAAGAAGTTTTTAATAAGGAGAATTTTAACATTTATTCCAACAATAATTGGAGTTACCCTAATAGTGTTCCTAATTGCATATAAGATTCCAGCGGATCCAGCAAAAGCATGGGCTGGAGGAGAGAAAGCTACGCCAGAAGCAATAAAGATGATCAGAGAAATGTACCACTTGGACAAGCCTTGGTATGATCAATATGTGTTCCTCGTTAAGGGACTTATAACGAATACCATAATAGATCCAAGAACGTCAAATCCCGTAATGTACGATGTTGGAAAGAGATTTCCTGTAACGTTTCAGCTAGCAGTGATAGCTTTTCTCTTCATTATAATAATAGGAATACCCTTAGGTATAATCTCGGCCCTGAAGAGAAACACATGGATAGATACCGTTGTTAGAATATTTGCATTGCTCGGTGTCTCAACGCCAGCATTCTGGTTGGGCTACCTAATGATATACATCTTCTTCGTGAAATACAGGGTAACTACAATTGCTGGAGTCCCACCATTTCCAGAACCAATAACTCGCATTCCCATGATAGATGCCCTGCTTAGAGGTGATTTTGACTTATTCAAGCAACATCTAGCAAGGTTCTGGCTCCCTGGACTAACTTTGGGATTCCTTGGAATGGGTGTTACGGCAAGATTCGTCAGGAATAGCTTCCTAGAGGCTTTGAGCTCAGACTATGTCCTCTTCTTAAAAGCCAAAGGTGCTCCAAAGTTAAGAGTGTATAAGCATGCACTGAAGAATGCACTCGTTCCAATAGTCACAGTTCTTGGCCTACAGTTTGGAGGACTTTTGGGAGGAACACCAATTACGGAAACAGTCTTTGGATTACCTGGAATGGGTAGCTATGCGGTTCAATCAATTCAGAACCTCGACTTCCCAGTTGTTGTGGCAATAACATTCATCTACGCAATAATCTACGTTACGATAAACCTGATAGTTGACATACTATACGCGATTATAGATCCAAGGGTGAGATACTGAACTGGGGTGATAATAATGCAAGAGGAATATAAGAAGAACATATTCGATAAAATCGCAGATAAATTGGTCTATGGATTAGGTAAGTTCATCAGCCTGTTTAAGAAGGACTGGATGGAGAAAAACAGATCAAGGCTTGAAGAATGGAGATTAATGCTCTATGCTTTAAATAGATCGCCTCCAGCGTTAATAGGGCTCTTCATAGTCATAATCTACATCTTCGTTGGAATCTTTGGACCCTATCTAGCACCATGGCCCTACAACTTCTTCCCAACATTATATACCTCAAACTATGATCAAGTATACCTAGTTCCTCCAGGTAGTAAAGCCGTTCTTGACTTCTACAATAACACCGTGATAAATTACCCCCTAGGTTCAGACCACTATGGAAGGGATCTCCTCAGTCTTCTACTCCAAGGTGCAAGAACAAGCTTTGTAATTTCAATAATAGTCATAGCCCTCGGGGTTCCCCTCGGTATAATACTTGGACTGATAGCTGGATACTATGGAGGAAAGATTGACGAATTAATAATGCGTATAACGGACATGTTCCTCTCATTCCCAGCATTAATACTTGCAATAGCATTCTCAGCGGTACTACCAGACAGACTGCAGGCATTCATTTCAAGTCACGAGACCATAGAGAAGATCGTTCTTGCGGTATTTGCATTGCATGAGAGAGAAGCCGGTAACCTCGGGAGACTCCTCGCTGTTATAGTTGCAATGATCATAGTATGGTGGCCCGGCTACGCGAGAATAACTAGAGGTTCAACTCTAACGGAGAGAGAAAAGCTTTATGTTGAAGCTGCTAGAGCCATAGGTCTACCTACGAGAACTATATTGTTTAGGCACATACTGCCAAACATAATAGGACCCATTCTCGTTTACATAACCCTTGACTTCGGTGGAGTTGTGCTAATGGAGGCTGGACTTAGCTTCCTGGGATTAGGTGCAGTCCCACCGATAGCTGATTGGGGTAGAATAGTCTACGACGGAGCCCAGTACTTCCCGAGATGCTGGTGGCTGGTATTCTATCCAGGACTTGTGGTACTACTAACGGCCCTCGGTTGGAACCTCCTTGGAGATGGACTTAGAGATATTCTAGATCCAAAGACGAGAAGAAGTATAGAGTTCAAGGTTAAGAAGCAAAAGAAGGAGGGTGAGGAAAGTGCCTGAACCCATCTTACAGGTTAGAGATCTCACCGTTCACTTTTACACTTATGCAGGTATAGTTAAAGCCATAGAGAAGGTTTCATTTGACGTCTACAAAGGGGAAACGTTTGCATTGGTAGGTGAAACTGGATGTGGAAAGAGTGTCACTTCAAGGGCAATAACCCAACTCATTGAGAGTCCAGGAAGAATAGTAGAGGGTAAGGTACTTTACTATAGAGAGGATGGCAGTGTAGTTGACCTATTAAAGCTAAGCGAGGAAGAGATTAGAAAAATAAGAGGAAACGAGATAGCTTACATATTCCAGGATCCACATGCTTCCCTGGATCCTCTTTATACCGTTGGTTATCAGATAGCTGAGGCAATGGAAGTTCATGGAAAGATTAAGAGCATAAAGGAAGGAATAAGGAAGGCAGTTGACATACTAAAGTCCGTCCTAATTCCAGACCCCGAAAGAAGAGTTCAAAATTATCCCCACGAACTCTCAGGTGGAATGAAGCAGAGAGTTGTAATAGGTATTGGAATGTCGAATAATCCAAGGATACTCATCGCTGATGAACCAACTACGGCACTTGACGTTACGATCCAGGCCCAAATATTGGAACTACTTGAGAGAATGAAGGAGAAGTACAAGGCAACCGTAATATTGATAACACATAACCTGGGTGTCGTGGCTGAGACAGCAGATAGAGTCGCCGTTATGTACGCTGGAAAGATAGTCGAGATAGGTTCAGTGGATCAGATCTTCAAGAATCCACTACATCCATACACCCAGGGACTCCTCAAAGCTGTTCCAAATCCATTGACAAAGATAGAGAGACTCGAGGCAATCCCAGGAACGGTTCCAAATCTAATCAATCCACCCAGTGGATGTAGGTTCCATCCAAGGTGTCCCAAGGTTATGGAGATATGCAAGCAAAAGGTCCCAGAGTTGAAAGAAATTGAACCAGGACACTTTGTAGCTTGCCACCTCTATTGAGGTGAGTGAAGATGAGTGACGATGTCGTCCTTAAGGTTGAGAACCTTAAGAAGTATTTTCCTGTAAGGGGATTATTTAGAACAATTGGATGGGTTAAAGCAGTAGACGGGGTAAGCTTTGAGATAAGAAGGGGCGAGACGTTTGGACTTGTTGGAGAAAGCGGTTGTGGAAAGACAACAACTGGTAGGACAATACTGAGACTGATAGAGCCAACCGATGGAAGGATAATATTCATGGGCAAGGATGTCACAAAACTCAAGGGAGAAGAACTAAAGTGGTTTAGGAGAAAAGCACAGATAATGTTCCAGGACCCCTACTCCTCCCTGGATCCAAGGCAAACAGTGTTCCAGATAATAATGGAGCCTGTGAAGTTCCATGGAATCCAAGTAGATGATCCAGAGGAGTTCGTAATCAGGTTACTGGAGAGTGTTGGACTTAATGAGATGCACCTCTACAGATACCCCCATGAGTTCTCAGGTGGTCAGAGACAGAGAATAGCCCTAGCTAGAATTTTGGCCCTAAGGCCTGAATTCATAGTCCTGGATGAGCCAACTTCAGCTTTAGATGTCTCAGTTCAGGCAAACATATTGAACACACTGAAAGAGCTTCAAGAGAAGCACGGCTTCACTTATCTCTTTATAAGTCACGATCTAGGAGTTGTTAAGTATATGAGTGACAGAATTGGAGTGATGTACCTAGGAAAGTTAGTCGAAGTCGGACCTGCTGACAGGATATTCGAGAATCCGTTGCATCCATATACACAGATGCTGTTCTCAGCAATTCCAATTCCAGATCCAGATATAGCAAGAGAGATGAAGAAAAAGAGGATAAAAGTAACCGGTGAACCACCAAGTCCAATTAATCCACCAGAGGGTTGTAGGTTCCATCCAAGATGTCCCTATGCTAAAGCTGGACTCTGCGACAAGAAGGAACCACCCTTAGTGGAAGTTGAGAAGGATCATTACGTGGCCTGCTGGCTGTACGCTAAGGCTTAAATACTTCTTTCTTTCTCCAATTTTTGATGGAGAAAGTGACTGGGATTTTAGATACGATATTCAACATTATAGCCTGGATACTTGAGGTCATAATAATTGCCCTAATAGGAATGTCCATCTACAAAACAATTTCCTATCTAATAGGCTTTAACCTTGAAAGCACCCTTGAGGAGTTCCTTTTCGTACTTATCCTCTTAGAAATATATGAGCTCCTTTACCTCTATCTTAGGCAACACCATGTAAGTATGAGGAGGATAGTTGAACTAGGTGTCATAGCAATAGTAAGGAAGCTGATGGTGGTAAAGGATTACAGGGACATGAATCCGTTCACTTTAATAGGTCTAGCTTCGGTTATACTCGCCTTAGGTTGGATTTACGTAAACCTAAAGCAACAAGAGGAATGAAAATATATAAGTCTGGAACATAGACCCAAATTGATGATGAACCTTCCCCTCATCTGAGGGGTGATGAGCACACCGGTAGGCTGAGAGGGTGAGAACATGGGAGTTCCTATAGGCGAACTTATCCCTAGGAAAGAAATTGAACTTGAAAACCTTTATGGGAAGAAGATCGCAATAGATGCCCTAAATGCAATTTATCAGTTTCTCTCAACGATAAGGCAGAGAGATGGAACTCCTCTAATGGACTCCAAGGGTAGAATGACGTCACATTTGAGTGGATTATTTTATAGGACAATAAATCTCATGGAAGCTGGAATAAAGCCCGTCTACGTTTTTGATGGAAAACCGCCAGAGTTTAAGAAGAAAGAGCTCGAGAAGAGAAGAGAAGCCAGAGAAGAGGCAGAAGTTAAGTGGAGGGAAGCTCTAGCTAGAGGAGACATAGAGGAAGCGAGAAAGTACGCACAGAGGGCAACTAAGGTTAATGAGATGCTCATCGAAGATGCAAAACAGTTATTACAGCTAATGGGCATCCCTATAGTTCAGGCTCCAAGCGAGGGAGAGGCACAAGCAGCTTATATGGCAATGAAAGGTGATGTCTATGCTTCTGCCAGCCAGGATTATGATTCATTACTCTTTGGGGCACCTAGGCTGGTTAGAAACTTGACGATAACTGGAAAAAGAAAAATGCCAGGGAAAGATGTGTACGTTGAAGTCAAACCCGAACTAATAATCCTAGAGGATGTTCTAAACCAGCTAAAGATAACGAGGGAGAAGCTCATAGAGTTGGCAATTTTAGTTGGAACAGATTACAATCCCGGAGGAATAAAGGGAATAGGGCCGAAGAAGGCCCTCGAAATAGTGAAGTACTCGAAAGATCCCTTAGCGAAGTTCCAAAAGCAGAGTGATGTTGACCTTTATCAGATAAAGGAGTTCTTCCTAAATCCTCCAGTGACGGATGAGTACTCACTTACATGGAAGGAGCCTGATGAAGAAGGTATCATAAGGTTCCTATGCGATGAGCACGACTTCAGTGAGGAAAGGGTTAAGAATGGAATTGAAAGGCTGAAGAAAGCGATTAAAGCAGGAAAACAGTCAACGCTAGAAAGCTGGTTTATGAAGAAACGCTAAAGTCAATTGCTATGTTGTACTGTCTCGGTGCGTAATTCCTAATTATTCTCTTTCCAAGTATCTTCACTTTTAGCCCGAGCTTATTTCCAACCTCAATTATTCTTGTTATGTGTTCAGCGTAGGGATCATTCTCCGGACCAAAACCATAGTAGTGAATTACCCCTCCATTCTTTACACATTTCATTGCATGCTCAAGGAAGAGGTGAGAATACTTTGGAAGATTCATTATTATTCTGTCAGCCTTTATGCAGATTCTCTTTGCGTCTGAAAGTATTGGAATGACGTTCTTTACTTTATTGAGCCTCATATTTTCCTCGAGATATCTTATCGCCCAGGGGTTTAAGTCAGAAGCAAAAACAAGCCTAACTTTTTTCGCAAGGAGTATCGAAAAGGGCCCAATGCCAGCGAACATGTCAAATACAACTTCACCTTCCTTAGCCATTCTGAAGATTCTCATCCTTTCGGTGGCCAACCTTGGAGAGAAGTAGACCTTTGTTATATCTAGCTTCAACCT
The window above is part of the Pyrococcus sp. NA2 genome. Proteins encoded here:
- a CDS encoding ABC transporter permease produces the protein MANLKKFLIRRILTFIPTIIGVTLIVFLIAYKIPADPAKAWAGGEKATPEAIKMIREMYHLDKPWYDQYVFLVKGLITNTIIDPRTSNPVMYDVGKRFPVTFQLAVIAFLFIIIIGIPLGIISALKRNTWIDTVVRIFALLGVSTPAFWLGYLMIYIFFVKYRVTTIAGVPPFPEPITRIPMIDALLRGDFDLFKQHLARFWLPGLTLGFLGMGVTARFVRNSFLEALSSDYVLFLKAKGAPKLRVYKHALKNALVPIVTVLGLQFGGLLGGTPITETVFGLPGMGSYAVQSIQNLDFPVVVAITFIYAIIYVTINLIVDILYAIIDPRVRY
- a CDS encoding ABC transporter permease; amino-acid sequence: MQEEYKKNIFDKIADKLVYGLGKFISLFKKDWMEKNRSRLEEWRLMLYALNRSPPALIGLFIVIIYIFVGIFGPYLAPWPYNFFPTLYTSNYDQVYLVPPGSKAVLDFYNNTVINYPLGSDHYGRDLLSLLLQGARTSFVISIIVIALGVPLGIILGLIAGYYGGKIDELIMRITDMFLSFPALILAIAFSAVLPDRLQAFISSHETIEKIVLAVFALHEREAGNLGRLLAVIVAMIIVWWPGYARITRGSTLTEREKLYVEAARAIGLPTRTILFRHILPNIIGPILVYITLDFGGVVLMEAGLSFLGLGAVPPIADWGRIVYDGAQYFPRCWWLVFYPGLVVLLTALGWNLLGDGLRDILDPKTRRSIEFKVKKQKKEGEESA
- a CDS encoding ABC transporter ATP-binding protein; translation: MPEPILQVRDLTVHFYTYAGIVKAIEKVSFDVYKGETFALVGETGCGKSVTSRAITQLIESPGRIVEGKVLYYREDGSVVDLLKLSEEEIRKIRGNEIAYIFQDPHASLDPLYTVGYQIAEAMEVHGKIKSIKEGIRKAVDILKSVLIPDPERRVQNYPHELSGGMKQRVVIGIGMSNNPRILIADEPTTALDVTIQAQILELLERMKEKYKATVILITHNLGVVAETADRVAVMYAGKIVEIGSVDQIFKNPLHPYTQGLLKAVPNPLTKIERLEAIPGTVPNLINPPSGCRFHPRCPKVMEICKQKVPELKEIEPGHFVACHLY
- a CDS encoding ABC transporter ATP-binding protein codes for the protein MSDDVVLKVENLKKYFPVRGLFRTIGWVKAVDGVSFEIRRGETFGLVGESGCGKTTTGRTILRLIEPTDGRIIFMGKDVTKLKGEELKWFRRKAQIMFQDPYSSLDPRQTVFQIIMEPVKFHGIQVDDPEEFVIRLLESVGLNEMHLYRYPHEFSGGQRQRIALARILALRPEFIVLDEPTSALDVSVQANILNTLKELQEKHGFTYLFISHDLGVVKYMSDRIGVMYLGKLVEVGPADRIFENPLHPYTQMLFSAIPIPDPDIAREMKKKRIKVTGEPPSPINPPEGCRFHPRCPYAKAGLCDKKEPPLVEVEKDHYVACWLYAKA
- a CDS encoding phosphate-starvation-inducible PsiE family protein → MEKVTGILDTIFNIIAWILEVIIIALIGMSIYKTISYLIGFNLESTLEEFLFVLILLEIYELLYLYLRQHHVSMRRIVELGVIAIVRKLMVVKDYRDMNPFTLIGLASVILALGWIYVNLKQQEE
- the fen gene encoding flap endonuclease-1, translating into MGVPIGELIPRKEIELENLYGKKIAIDALNAIYQFLSTIRQRDGTPLMDSKGRMTSHLSGLFYRTINLMEAGIKPVYVFDGKPPEFKKKELEKRREAREEAEVKWREALARGDIEEARKYAQRATKVNEMLIEDAKQLLQLMGIPIVQAPSEGEAQAAYMAMKGDVYASASQDYDSLLFGAPRLVRNLTITGKRKMPGKDVYVEVKPELIILEDVLNQLKITREKLIELAILVGTDYNPGGIKGIGPKKALEIVKYSKDPLAKFQKQSDVDLYQIKEFFLNPPVTDEYSLTWKEPDEEGIIRFLCDEHDFSEERVKNGIERLKKAIKAGKQSTLESWFMKKR
- a CDS encoding class I SAM-dependent methyltransferase family protein gives rise to the protein MVLAVKVPLKLGEEIRRKLVESGLLNSDYKIKREGDFLFIPVKKPVEGLELVDVHLEKAMRKPHSYKEVVDVPENLRRYLPTSFDVIGNIAIIEIPDVLKEYSREIGEAIIKVHKNVKAVYMKGGKVEGEYRVRSFIHIAGEKITETIHRENGIRLKLDITKVYFSPRLATERMRIFRMAKEGEVVFDMFAGIGPFSILLAKKVRLVFASDLNPWAIRYLEENMRLNKVKNVIPILSDAKRICIKADRIIMNLPKYSHLFLEHAMKCVKNGGVIHYYGFGPENDPYAEHITRIIEVGNKLGLKVKILGKRIIRNYAPRQYNIAIDFSVSS